TCGACGAAGTTCAGCCCCGACGCCCCCGCGAACCGCTTCTGGACGGCCGCCACCTCGTCGGCGAGCCCGTCGAGGTCGACGGCGACGAACAGTCGCTTGCCCATGTTCGCCCGTCGGCCCGCTCGCGCCTTCAGCCTTCGGTGGCGCGGCGTTCGACGCTCGGTACGGAGTCTCCGCGAGGACGACCTCCCACGGCTCGGACCCCGCGGCCGGTTCGGGCGCGGTCTTTTGGCCGTCGGCGCCCAAGCGCGACCATGGAGGTGAACTGCGAGGGGTGTGCCGGGTGCTGTCTCGACTGGCGGGCGTTGGCGCCCGACGACGCCGACCACGGCCACGAGCGCCGCGGGCGATACCGGCCGCTCGACGATATCGACAACCTCGCGCCAGTGTCGAGCGACGAGGTGCGGGCGTTCCTCGCCGAGGGTCTCGCGAGCGCGCTGGTCGCCCGCCTGTTCCGCATCGACGACGGCCCGAGCGTCGCCGTCGGCGGCGTCGAGGTCGCCGCCCTCGGCGGCCGCCCCGCCTTCCTCGTCGGCCTGCGGAAGGTCCCCAAACCCGTCGCGCCCTTCGGCGCCGAGTCCCGCTGGCTCCCGACGTGCGCCTTCCTCGACCCGGTGACGCTCCAGTGTCGCATCCACGACAGCGGCGTCTACCCCGAGACGTGCTCGACCTATCCGGGGGACAACCTCGCACTCGACGCCGAGACGGAGTGCGAACGCGTCGAGCGCGCCCACGGCGGCGAGCGACTGGTCGACGACGACCCGCCCGAGGACGCCGACCCGGTTCTGGGTCCGGGGGCGGTGGGCGCGCGCGTGTTCGCTCACCCCGACGTCGACCGGATCGAGGGCGCGGTCGAACGGCTCGCGGCGGGCGAGGCGACGCGGGCCGACCACGCGGAGTTCGTCGCCGTCGCCGCCGCATCGGCCCCGGGGACGCTCACCGTCAGCGACGAGCGCTGCGAGCGAGCGCGCGAGCGGGCGCTCGAGGCCGACTCCTGGGTCGGCGGCGCCGTCGCGGAGTGGACCGACCGGGCCGACGGGGAGCCCCCCGACCCCGGGGTCGCCGCGACCGTCGAGGGCGACCGCGGCGCGCCGCCGACGCCCGGGTGGGACGACCGGCCGGATCGGTGACGCGCGGTCGACGACCGATCGGTCCGACCGCGTCTCGGTCGGCGCGCCGTCCCGGCCGCGGCGCGTCGGGCAACTCGCCGCCCCAGCGGTCTCGGGTGTTAAGGGGATACGGTTCGTGGAACGGGTATGCACGTGCTCGTCACGGGAGCGACGGGGTTCGTCGGGGGGCGGCTCGTCCCCGCGCTGACCAGCGCCGGCCACGAGGTGCGGGCGCTGGTCCGTGACCCGTCGGCCTACGACCCGCCGCCGGGCGTCGAGGTGGTTCAGGGCGACCTGCTCGAACCGGGGACGCTCGCGTCGGCGTTCGAGGGGATCGAGGCCGCCTACTACCTCGTCCACTCGATGCGGGCGGGCGACGACTTCGAGGAGCGCGACCGCAGCGCGGCAGGCAACTTCGCCGCGGTCGCGAGCGACGCGGGCGTCGAGCGGGTCGTCTACCTCGGCGGGCTCGGCGAGGACGGCGACGACCTCTCGCCGCACCTGCGCTCGCGCCGGGAGGTCGAGATGATCCTCGCCGACGCCGACTACGCGCTGACGACGCTGCGAGCGGCGGTCATCGTCGGCGACGGCAGCGCCAGCTTCCGGATGGTCCGCCAACTCGTCCGTCGCCTGCCGCTGATGGTCACCCCGCGGTGGGTGCGAAACGAGTGCCAGCCCATCGCCGTCGACGACGTGGTCGCGTACCTCGTCGGCGTCCTCGACGCGCCCGAGACCGCCGGCGAGACCTACGGGATCGGCGGCCCCGACGTGTTGACCTACCGCGAGATGCTCGCCCGGACCGCCGAGGCGATGGGCCGGCGCCGGCCGCTGGTCCTCTCGGTGCCCGTCCTCACGCCGAAACTGTCCTCGTACTGGATCGGGCTGGTGACCGACGTGCCGACCGCCGTGGCGCGCCCGCTCGTCCTCGGGCTGAAGAACCCGGTGGTCGTCACCGACGACGCCATCCGCGACCACGTCCCCGTCGAGCTGACGACGTTCGACGACGCCGTCCGGAAGGCGCTCGCGCCCGACGCGGGGACGCCCAGCCCCGCTCCCGGCGGGAACCCGACGGCCGGCGAGCGCGGAGGGCGGCGCTGATGAGCACCGGTTCGGCGTCCGACGACGCGACGGCCGGCGACCCGGCGCCCGACGGTGGGGCGACCGACGACGCCGCGACCGACCGCCTCGTCCCGGAGTACGGCGAGACGTGGGTGTACGAGAGCATCTTCGGCGCGCTCCCGGGGATCGACATCTCCGAGCGGCTGGCGCTGGCGATCCAGTTCTCGCTGTTCGAGGTCGGAGTACTGATCCTGGCGTGGTACTACGGCCTCGCGGACGGCGCCGTCGCCGGGACCGCCGCGGTCGTCGTCGCCACCGCCGGCAGCGTCGAGATGCTCCGGATCAGCAAACACGTCCGACGGGCCGACCCGCCCGAGCCCTACCGCCGGCTGCTGTTCGGCTCCAGCATCGAGGTCGTCCTCGGCGTCCTGGCGTTCGTCGCCCTGCTAACCTACCTGTTCGTCGTCGACCCGCGCTCGGCCCGCCCGCTCGCGACGAGTCTGCTCGGGCCCGAACCGCCGCTTCCGGCGACGTACCTCACCCTCCTGATCCTCTGGGACGTGTGTTACCGCATCGGCACCGGCTGGTGGGCCAGCGTCGCCGCGCTGTGGCGGTCGGCCCGCTTCCGCTTTTCCCCCGAGCAGACCCGCGCGCTGGCCCGTGCCGACCTGGAGACGATGGGCTTCGGCCTCCTCCAGTTGCTGCTGGTCCCGTTCCTGGTTGACCACACCGTTCTGCTGGCGGCCGTCGTCGGCCACGTCCTCGCGGTCGCGACCGTCACGACGCTGTCACTGGTCGTCCTCTACAGTCGGACAGAAGGGACCGACCCGATTACGAATTTATCGCCTTGAACTGGTCGAGCAGCTCCTCCGTCGACTCGTCGCTGTCGTACTCCACCTCGCCGCGGTACTCCGTCCGCCGGTCGTCGTCGCTCACCTCGACCTCGCTGTTCTTGCGTTCCCGGCGTTCGTACTCAACTTCGTCGAATGCACCCATCGACATTGTGTCTCACACCCATACTTGTGAGTTACCACCTATCAATGTAACGGTCGGTGCGATTCTACGTCGAGCGGCGTCGCTCCGGCCGGTGCGGTCGATTTCGGTCCGCGGCGCCGGCGGCCGAACGGGCGGCGAGTCCGAACAGTGTATACCACTGGCCGCCTCCCTTTCGATATGGCCGGACCGGTTCGCTTTCGGCGGTCGACCGGGCGCTGGGACGAGGACAGGGTCAGGCGGGACCTGCTCGCCCCGCTCGACGACCGCTTCGGCGCCCGACTGACGACGCCGAAGATCGACGGACCTCGCGAGTATCACGCCCGTCGGATCGAGATGGACAACGGCGACCTGGCCCTGTTCGCCTGGAACGACGACGGCGCCTACTGGCTGGGCAACACCGAGACGCCCGAGACGCTGTGGCGCACCGACAAGGAGACCTTCGACGAGGCGCCCTTCGAGGTGGCCCGCTGGGCCCAGCGCGAGCTCACATACGACCTCCAGCGACAGGCCCCCTGGCTCGCTGCCTACGAGTACCTCGCCTGGTTCTTCCTCCCCGTGCTGTTTTCGAAGGACGGCCGGGAGACCACCCGCGCCTTCTTCGACCGCGACGCCGCGGGTTTCCCCGACGCCACCCGCGAGGAGGGCCTGGCGTTCTACGAGCGCCTGCTCAAGACCGGCGTCCTCGACGACCACCGCTACACCATGGCCGCCAAGCTCGGCACCAGCGAGCGCGACGAGTTCGCCCGCATGCGGGCCACCATGGGCGAGTTCGACGCCGCCAAGCTGCTCGCCGACGCCGCGATCCCGTTCGTCCCCGAGTCCGAACAGGACTCGGGCCACGCGCTCGATTTCGCCGTCGAGACGCCGGGCGGCGAGCGACTCGTCGAGGTCACCCGCCCGATGGCCCCGCGGAACCGCCCCGCCGGCACCGCCATCGCCGCGCTGCGGCGCACCGTCGACTCCAAGACCCGCGACCAGCTCGCCATCCACGACGACGCCGTCCTCCTCGTCGACTGCACCTCCTTCCGCGACGACGAGTGGAACCCCATCCGCGCCGAGCGCCCCTCCGTCGGCTACCGGCCCACCGTCGTCTTCCGCTACCGCCCCGACGGCCGCTGCGAGGGCTATCGCCACGGCGACGTGCCCCTCGATCTGGACGGCGCCATCGAGTGGGTGTGACCGTTCGACTCGCGCCGCCGCATCTCGGCGCGCGACCCCGAGAGCCGCCGTTTACTCGCCGCGGTTCCAGGCGCTCGGTTCCATGCCGATGGCCTTGACGACCGGGCGATACACCGCGACGATGACGACGACGACGGCGAGTTCCAGCCAGAACCCGAGTTCGCCGACGGCGGCGCGGACGACGCCGAGGACGACCGTGACGATGACGACGATGACGAGGTAGTGCGCGACGAGTTCGAGGATCTGATCCCTGTCCATGGCGGAGCTACGGACCCGGGGGACAAAAGCGACGGTTTCGCGGTCGACGCGTCCGCATCGGTCCTGCGGCGCCCGTTCGCGCGCTCAGACGAGCGTGTCGGGACGCGTCGAGAGGTACTCGAAGACAGCGCCGAGACCGATCCCGTAGACCCAGTGGGCGACGAGCGTGACGGCGAGGTAGCCGACCAGCGCGAGGCCGGCGTAGCCGTCGTAGAACGCGAAGACGAACCCGGTCCACAGCGCGGTCCCGAAGTAGATCCCGTGGACGGGGTCGCGGCCGCCCGGCAGGTAGTCCTTGAGCGAGGCGAACAGTAGCGGCCAGGGGAACATCCCCGCGAGGACGAACAGCACGTACCCGGCGGTCACCGGCGGGAACAGGCCTTCCAGACCGACCATCTCGGTGACCGTCGCGAACGACGCGCGCGTGAACACGCCGAAGCTCTCGCCGATGAGCAGGACGACCGTCATCAGCGCCGTCCCGACGAGCCCCCCCGCCGCCCCGACGACGCCGTCCGCGACGATACCGAACAGCCGGTCGAAGTCGTCGTCGACCACTGTCGGGTCGTCGAACTCCTCCCCCTCGACCCCCCGCTCCTCCAACTCCCGTGTGTCTGCCATGCCATCACGTACCACTCGAACCGGCAAAAAACTCCCGGCGGATATAGCAGGGCCCGAACCGGTTCGGCGCACTAAAAGGTGCGTGTCAACACGCCCCAAACGATAAGACCGGGTGGGTCGTTGGTGATCGAATATGGTAGATGTTGGTGGCGCGGTGGCCGGCGACACCGTCCTGGCGGGGGCCAGCGGCATCCGGGCGCCGGCGGAGGTGTTCGAAAGCATCTTCGTCGCCTTCCTCGGACTGGGGACGCTGGTCGGGGTCGTCGTCATCTCCTACACGCTGTACAACGCCTACAAGTACCGCTATCGCGAGGACGAGGACCCCGCGCCCGACGCGGACCGGCCGGAGGTCGGCGAACTCCCGGAGGGCGGGGGCAAGGGCAAGAAGCTGTTCCTCTCGTTCGGCATCAGCGCGTTCATCGTCCTCTCGCTGGTGATCTGGACGTACGCGTCGCTGTTGTACGTCGAGGGCAAGCCGACGGAAGTCCAGCAGAACGGGGGTGACGTGATGACGGTGGCGGTCGACGGGTTCCGCTTCGGCTGGCAGTTCACCTACCCCAACGGCGCCCAGGCGAGCACGCTCCGCGTCCCGACGGACACGGTGGTCAACCTCTCGGTGACGTCGCAGGACGTGTTCCACAACTTCGGCATACCGGAGTTGCGCGCGAAGGCCGACGCGATCCCCGGCCAGACGACGAACGCGTGGTTCGTCGCCGAGGAACCCGGTCGGTACCAGGCCAACTGCTACGAGATCTGCGGCGAGGGCCACTCCGGCATGACCGCGCAGGTCGAGGCGATGAACGAGTCGGCCTTCGACGAGTGGTACGCGACCACGGAGCCGGCGAACGCGAGCGCCGAAAGCGAGGCGGCGAGTAACGGAACCGCGACCGCGAGCGACGGAACGCCGGGCGCGCTCGCCCCCGTACGGGCGGGAGGTGCGCCGTGAGCCACGGCGAGGCCGGCGGCCACGAGTTCCCGCCGATGAGTTCGGTCAAGCGGTGGTTCGTCACGACCAATCACAAGGACATCGGCATCCTCTACACGATCACCGCCCTCTTCTTCCTCGTCCTCGGCGGCGTGCTCGCGATGCTGATGCGCGTCCAGCTGTGGAGCCCCGGCGCGGGCGTCCTCAGCGCCGGCGCGTACAACCAGGCCGTCTCCGCCCACGGCCTGCTGATGGTGTTCTGGTTCATCTCGCCGTTCGCCTTCGGCTTCGCCAACTACCTCGTCCCCCTCCAGATCGGCGCCGACGACCTCGCCTTCCCGCGGCTCAACGCGATGAGCTACTGGGCGTACCTCTTTTCGGGACTCCTGTTCATCGCTTCCTTCTTCCAGGGCGGCACGTTCGACGGCGGCTGGACGATGTACGCGCCGCTCAATCTCCCCACCTACATGCCCAACATCGGCGGGACGACGGTCGTGCTGGCGCTGATCATGTTCATCGCCGCGGTGACGATGGGGTCGGTCAACTTCCTGACGACGATGTACCGCATGCGCGCCGAGGGGCTGCGGATGCGCGACCTGCCGATGTTCTCGATGTCGATTCTCCTGACGGTGTGGATGATGCTCTTTGCCTTCGCGGCGCTGCTGGCGGCGCTGATGATCCTCGCCGCCGAGCACCTCTTCGGCGTGACCTACTTCTCCGCGGAGGGCGGGACGCTGCTGTGGACCCACCTGTTCTGGTTCTTCGGCCACCCCGAGGTGTACATCGTCTTCTTCCCCGCGCTGGGGATCATGGCCGAGTGCTTCCAGACGTTCACCGGCCAGCGCATCGTCGGCCGCAAGTGGTTCGTCCTCGCGATGGTGCTCGTCGCGCTGCAGAGCTTCGTCGTCTGGATGCATCACATGTTCCTGACCGGGATCAACCTGGAGATCAAGACCCTGTTCATGGTCACGACCATCGGCATCTCGCTGCCGTTCGACCTGATGGTCTTCTCGCTGATCTACACGATGATCAAGGGCCGCATCCGCTTCACCACCCCCTTCCTCTTCTCGCTCGGGGCGCTCATCCTGTTCATCATCGGCGGGATCACCGGCGTCTTCCTCGGCGCGGTCGTGCTCGACTACGAGTTCCGGGGCACCTACTGGGTGGTCGCGCACTTCCACTACGTGATGGTCGGCGGCGCGACCGGCCTGTTCGCCGGCGTCTACTACTGGTTCCCGAAGATGACCGGGCGGATGTACGACGAGACCCTCGGAAAGCTCCACTTCGCGCTGTACTTCGTCGGGTTCAACCTCCTCTATTTCCCGCTGTTCGTCGCCTGGGAGACCCCCCGCCGGGTGTTCGACTACGCGCCCGGCCTGACGAGCTGGCACCAGGTCGCCTCGATCGGCGGGTTCGTCCTCGGGGCTTCGTTCCTCGTCATGTTCTACAACCTCTTCAAGAGCATGGCCGTCGGCGAGGAGGTCGGCGACAACCCCTGGGAGTACTCGACCACCGCGGAGTGGGCCGTCTCCTCGCCGCCGCCGCTGGAGAACTTCCCCGGGAAACCCAGCTACGCGAGCGGCGAACTCTCCTTCCGCGACGAGCCCGAACTGACCGCGGACGGCAGCGGCGACGGCAAGCCCGTCGTCTCGGTATCCCCGCGGTCCGACGGCGGTGTCGCGAGCGGAGCGAGCGAAACCTCGTCGGGCCCACGGTCCGACGGCGGGAGCGTCCGCACGGAGGGCGCCACCGCCGGCGGCGGGACCGGCCTCGTCGGCGGCACGGGGACCGCGACGCCGGCCGCGGCGGGCACCGCGACGACCCACGGCGAGGAGCGCCACGCCGACCACGCGAGCTTCTGGCCGTTCGTCGTCTGCTTCGCCGGCTTCCTCACCTTCCTCGGGGTCTCGGGGATCCGGAGCGGCGGCGTCTATCCGGGCCTCACGGCCGTCGGCGCCGTCTTGAGCGCGGTCGGCTTCGTCGGCTTCGCTAACGAATCGTTCTACGTCCCGGAGCCGACCGTCGCGGAACAGTGGCCGTTCGGCGGGGTCGAGAACATGAAGCTGGGGATGTGGACGTTCCTGGCCTCTGACGTGGTCCTGTTCGGCGGGTTCGTCGGTTCGTACCTGTTCCTGCGGGTCGCCAACGGCTGGATGCACTGGCACCACGCGTTCATCCCGGAGGCCCACGTCACGTTCCCCGGGCTGGTCAACACGTACCTGCTGCTGGCGAGCAGTTTCGCGGTCGTGCTCTCGCTGGTCGCCGCCCACAGAAACTCCAGCCGGGGCGTCGTTGCCAGCCTCACCGTGACGTGGCTGCTCGGCGTCGGCTTCCTGATCAACAAGGGCATGGAGTGGCAGCACCTGTTCCACATCTCGACGGAAGCGTTCCCCAACGGCTGGGCGGTCGGGACGAACGTCGCCTCCTCTACCTTCTACCTCACCACCGGGCTCCACGGCGCCCACGTCATCGTCGGGCTGGTCATGCTGCTGTACATGATCCCGCGGGCCTGGCGGGGCGCGTACCTCGACGACGACTCCAGCCTGGAGTACTTCGGCCTGTACTGGCACTTCGTCGACATCGTCTGGCTGTTCCTGTTCCCGCTCTTTTACATCCTGTAAAACCATGTCACGATTCAAACTGTACACCGGCATATTCGTGGTACTGATGGCCCTGTCGACGACGCAGGCGCTCGTCGAGCGGACGGGACTGGTCGACTTCGACGCGCCCGGGACTTACTGGACCGCGTTCGGCGTCATCCTCGCCCTGTCGTTCGTCAAGGCGACGTTCGTCGCCACCTACTACATGCACCTCCGGTGGGAGCCTCGGTCGGTCACCTACCTGTTCCTCGGCGGGCTGTTCGTCGCGCTCGCGCTGACGACCGCCGCGGCCTACTCCATCCTCTGACCGGGGCCCGGCGCCGACGGGCCGGACCGGTATCGTTTATGCGGTCGACGCGGTGAGTCCTCTCACTCATGTCAGAGGACGGGCCAGGCGGTGCGGGCGGCGGGGGGTCCGCGGGCGGGACCGACCCCGACGATCTGTCCGACGCGGCGACCGTGACCGACTCGGAGCTGACGACCGTCGCGAGGACGCGGGCGCGGCTCGGCGCGCTCGTCAGCACCTGGCCGCGGCGGATCGCGACCGGGCTGGGCGCGCTGGTCGGGCTGTTCGTCCTGCTGTACCTGCTGGGGATCGTCGGCGCGCCGGCCGCGGGGCTGGTCGACCGCGGCGACTGGGGCGAAGTCACCGACGAGCGCACCGAGGTCGTCACGACGGTCTGGGTCGACAACCCCAACCCCGTCGGCGTCTCGCTGGGGGACACCGTCACCGCCGACTACGACATCTCACTCAACGACGTGTTGCTCGCGGCGGGGACGAAGTCGAACATCACCGTTCCGAGGGGCAACAGCACCGAGCAGCTACGGACGGACGTGCTGAACGACCACCTCGCCGACTGGTGGGTCAGGTACGTCCGGGCGAACGAGACGGTCACCGTCGACGCCAACGCGACGCTCCGGGTGAACACGCCGATCCCGGTGACCTACGACGTCCGCCGGAACCGGACGATGCTGACCGAGTCGACGCCGGTCATCGACTCGCTGTCGGCCTCGGCCAACCGGACCAGCGGCACCTACACGCGCTCGGTCGGCGCGAGCCAGGCGTCCGATTCGATACTGGAGGACGCCGGCCTGAGCGAGGCCAGCACCCTCACCGTCGGCTACGAGATCGAACGCGGGTGGGCAACGTGGGGGAACGTGACCGCCGACCGGACGACGGTCGTCTTCCACTTGCGGGTCCACAACCCCGGCGACGTGCCCGTGCCGGGCTCGCCGGAGGGGATCGGCGTCGGCATCGACCTCAACGACATCCCGACGTTCGAGGCCGACGGCGGGTCGCTCTCGGCGCGCAACACCGAGTCACCGCTGTTGATCCAGCCGAACGAGACGCGGGAGGTCGCCTTCGCGGTGACGATGGACAACGACCGCGTCGACGAGTGGTTCACCAGCCACGTCCGCAACGGCGAGCGCACGACCGTCGAGTCGCGGGTCCAGCTCGTCCTCGCCAACCCCGTGACCGGCGACGCGCTGCGGATCCCCCGCGACTCGACCACCGTCTACGACTGCTCGTTCCGGACGGCCATCCTGATCGACGACGCGAACACCACCTCCGACTGCGAACCGCCGAGCGTTCCCAGCGGGCCCTGAGGCACGGCTCCGCGTCCGTCTCTGACTGCTGTCACGTCTCCGCCTCGTCGCGTCCACCGGGGAGTGCTGGGAACCCCGGTCGCCAGT
The window above is part of the Halosimplex rubrum genome. Proteins encoded here:
- a CDS encoding LEA type 2 family protein; translation: MSEDGPGGAGGGGSAGGTDPDDLSDAATVTDSELTTVARTRARLGALVSTWPRRIATGLGALVGLFVLLYLLGIVGAPAAGLVDRGDWGEVTDERTEVVTTVWVDNPNPVGVSLGDTVTADYDISLNDVLLAAGTKSNITVPRGNSTEQLRTDVLNDHLADWWVRYVRANETVTVDANATLRVNTPIPVTYDVRRNRTMLTESTPVIDSLSASANRTSGTYTRSVGASQASDSILEDAGLSEASTLTVGYEIERGWATWGNVTADRTTVVFHLRVHNPGDVPVPGSPEGIGVGIDLNDIPTFEADGGSLSARNTESPLLIQPNETREVAFAVTMDNDRVDEWFTSHVRNGERTTVESRVQLVLANPVTGDALRIPRDSTTVYDCSFRTAILIDDANTTSDCEPPSVPSGP
- a CDS encoding DUF5786 family protein, producing the protein MSMGAFDEVEYERRERKNSEVEVSDDDRRTEYRGEVEYDSDESTEELLDQFKAINS
- a CDS encoding YkgJ family cysteine cluster protein, with the translated sequence MEVNCEGCAGCCLDWRALAPDDADHGHERRGRYRPLDDIDNLAPVSSDEVRAFLAEGLASALVARLFRIDDGPSVAVGGVEVAALGGRPAFLVGLRKVPKPVAPFGAESRWLPTCAFLDPVTLQCRIHDSGVYPETCSTYPGDNLALDAETECERVERAHGGERLVDDDPPEDADPVLGPGAVGARVFAHPDVDRIEGAVERLAAGEATRADHAEFVAVAAASAPGTLTVSDERCERARERALEADSWVGGAVAEWTDRADGEPPDPGVAATVEGDRGAPPTPGWDDRPDR
- a CDS encoding DUF6789 family protein, coding for MADTRELEERGVEGEEFDDPTVVDDDFDRLFGIVADGVVGAAGGLVGTALMTVVLLIGESFGVFTRASFATVTEMVGLEGLFPPVTAGYVLFVLAGMFPWPLLFASLKDYLPGGRDPVHGIYFGTALWTGFVFAFYDGYAGLALVGYLAVTLVAHWVYGIGLGAVFEYLSTRPDTLV
- a CDS encoding cytochrome C oxidase subunit IV family protein, whose translation is MSRFKLYTGIFVVLMALSTTQALVERTGLVDFDAPGTYWTAFGVILALSFVKATFVATYYMHLRWEPRSVTYLFLGGLFVALALTTAAAYSIL
- a CDS encoding DUF7530 family protein; this translates as MSTGSASDDATAGDPAPDGGATDDAATDRLVPEYGETWVYESIFGALPGIDISERLALAIQFSLFEVGVLILAWYYGLADGAVAGTAAVVVATAGSVEMLRISKHVRRADPPEPYRRLLFGSSIEVVLGVLAFVALLTYLFVVDPRSARPLATSLLGPEPPLPATYLTLLILWDVCYRIGTGWWASVAALWRSARFRFSPEQTRALARADLETMGFGLLQLLLVPFLVDHTVLLAAVVGHVLAVATVTTLSLVVLYSRTEGTDPITNLSP
- the coxB gene encoding cytochrome c oxidase subunit II, whose amino-acid sequence is MVDVGGAVAGDTVLAGASGIRAPAEVFESIFVAFLGLGTLVGVVVISYTLYNAYKYRYREDEDPAPDADRPEVGELPEGGGKGKKLFLSFGISAFIVLSLVIWTYASLLYVEGKPTEVQQNGGDVMTVAVDGFRFGWQFTYPNGAQASTLRVPTDTVVNLSVTSQDVFHNFGIPELRAKADAIPGQTTNAWFVAEEPGRYQANCYEICGEGHSGMTAQVEAMNESAFDEWYATTEPANASAESEAASNGTATASDGTPGALAPVRAGGAP
- a CDS encoding NAD(P)H-binding protein, which translates into the protein MHVLVTGATGFVGGRLVPALTSAGHEVRALVRDPSAYDPPPGVEVVQGDLLEPGTLASAFEGIEAAYYLVHSMRAGDDFEERDRSAAGNFAAVASDAGVERVVYLGGLGEDGDDLSPHLRSRREVEMILADADYALTTLRAAVIVGDGSASFRMVRQLVRRLPLMVTPRWVRNECQPIAVDDVVAYLVGVLDAPETAGETYGIGGPDVLTYREMLARTAEAMGRRRPLVLSVPVLTPKLSSYWIGLVTDVPTAVARPLVLGLKNPVVVTDDAIRDHVPVELTTFDDAVRKALAPDAGTPSPAPGGNPTAGERGGRR
- a CDS encoding DUF5784 family protein, with the translated sequence MAGPVRFRRSTGRWDEDRVRRDLLAPLDDRFGARLTTPKIDGPREYHARRIEMDNGDLALFAWNDDGAYWLGNTETPETLWRTDKETFDEAPFEVARWAQRELTYDLQRQAPWLAAYEYLAWFFLPVLFSKDGRETTRAFFDRDAAGFPDATREEGLAFYERLLKTGVLDDHRYTMAAKLGTSERDEFARMRATMGEFDAAKLLADAAIPFVPESEQDSGHALDFAVETPGGERLVEVTRPMAPRNRPAGTAIAALRRTVDSKTRDQLAIHDDAVLLVDCTSFRDDEWNPIRAERPSVGYRPTVVFRYRPDGRCEGYRHGDVPLDLDGAIEWV
- a CDS encoding cbb3-type cytochrome c oxidase subunit I, coding for MSSVKRWFVTTNHKDIGILYTITALFFLVLGGVLAMLMRVQLWSPGAGVLSAGAYNQAVSAHGLLMVFWFISPFAFGFANYLVPLQIGADDLAFPRLNAMSYWAYLFSGLLFIASFFQGGTFDGGWTMYAPLNLPTYMPNIGGTTVVLALIMFIAAVTMGSVNFLTTMYRMRAEGLRMRDLPMFSMSILLTVWMMLFAFAALLAALMILAAEHLFGVTYFSAEGGTLLWTHLFWFFGHPEVYIVFFPALGIMAECFQTFTGQRIVGRKWFVLAMVLVALQSFVVWMHHMFLTGINLEIKTLFMVTTIGISLPFDLMVFSLIYTMIKGRIRFTTPFLFSLGALILFIIGGITGVFLGAVVLDYEFRGTYWVVAHFHYVMVGGATGLFAGVYYWFPKMTGRMYDETLGKLHFALYFVGFNLLYFPLFVAWETPRRVFDYAPGLTSWHQVASIGGFVLGASFLVMFYNLFKSMAVGEEVGDNPWEYSTTAEWAVSSPPPLENFPGKPSYASGELSFRDEPELTADGSGDGKPVVSVSPRSDGGVASGASETSSGPRSDGGSVRTEGATAGGGTGLVGGTGTATPAAAGTATTHGEERHADHASFWPFVVCFAGFLTFLGVSGIRSGGVYPGLTAVGAVLSAVGFVGFANESFYVPEPTVAEQWPFGGVENMKLGMWTFLASDVVLFGGFVGSYLFLRVANGWMHWHHAFIPEAHVTFPGLVNTYLLLASSFAVVLSLVAAHRNSSRGVVASLTVTWLLGVGFLINKGMEWQHLFHISTEAFPNGWAVGTNVASSTFYLTTGLHGAHVIVGLVMLLYMIPRAWRGAYLDDDSSLEYFGLYWHFVDIVWLFLFPLFYIL